A single genomic interval of Rhododendron vialii isolate Sample 1 chromosome 3a, ASM3025357v1 harbors:
- the LOC131318512 gene encoding probable glycosyltransferase At5g11130 isoform X5 encodes MAASVYWLKFPCRPRPVASLRGLLFPRTSLALFAAVLIFCCISFTSRLMINLHKNNDNHLDVNDAPTKQMIQISLPKPTRSSVLELHVSNASAKGDHEAADATNYDTTEGIQSQLPEEVPTAPKVDEDDDAPDTSVDNRREDAESRLPEHSLAAPIVEVDDEATDTSDDRREDSDQNQLPEESPVDDDAPDALDDIKEGVGSQFPEESRAGTIVEIVEDARDDNRKEGTQSQLSEESLVSPIGNSVDNDNDVYHDNDLFFENYKQMNRSLKIYVYPHSSHDRFANVLLPVTYEPGGNYASESYFKKALMKSHFITKDPSKADFFFLPFSITGMRNDKRIGVGGMQDYVQDYVSNVRQKYPYWNRTGGADHFYVACHSIGKIAMGKAEEVKNNAIQVVCSSNYFVNGYVAHKDVSLPQIWPRHGNPPRVEPSKRKRLAFFAGASNSPPRQYLVKTWRNDSEIFAHAGRLKTPYETEFLRSKFCFHVKGFEVNTARIGDAMYYGCVPVILADHYDLPFGDILNWKSFSVVVETRDIPLMKSILKGIGDEEYLRLQKNVEKARKHFQWHGEPIEYDCFHIVMYELWLRRNYVRVPLS; translated from the exons ATGGCTGCTTCTGTTTACTGGCTCAAGTTTCCGTGCCGGCCACGGCCCGTGGCTTCTTTAAGAGGCTTGCTATTCCCACGCACCAGTTTAGCTTTGTTCGCCGCGGTTTTGATTTTCTGCTGCATCTCTTTCACCTCAAGACTTATGATCAATCTACACAAAAACAACGACAATCATCTTGATGTAAACGATGCACCCACGAAACAAATGATCCAGATTTCGCTTCCCAAACCCACTAGAAGCTCTGTTCTCGAACTTCACGTCTCGAATGCTTCAGCCAAAGGTGATCACGAAGCCGCGGATGCCACGAACTACGATACAACGGAAGGAATTCAGAGTCAATTGCCGGAAGAAGTTCCAACCGCCCCGAAAG tcgatgaagatgatgatgccCCTGATACCTCGGTGGACAATAGAAGGGAAGATGCTGAGAGTCGATTGCCAGAACACAGTCTAGCTGCTCCAATTG TCGAAGTTGACGATGAAGCCACCGATACCTCGGACGATAGAAGGGAAGACTCTGATCAGAATCAATTGCCGGAAGAAAGTCCAGTCG ATGATGATGCCCCCGATGCCTTGGACGACATAAAGGAAGGAGTTGGTAGTCAATTTCCAGAAGAAAGTCGAGCCGGTACAATAG TCGAAATTGTTGAGGACGCCCGTGATGACAATAGAAAGGAAGGAACTCAGAGTCAATTGTCGGAAGAAAGTTTAGTCTCTCCAATAG GAAACTCTGTCGATAACGACAACGATGTGTACCACGACAACGATCTCTTTTTCGAAAACTACAAGCAAATGAACAGGAGCTTGAAAATCTACGTTTACCCCCACAGCTCCCATGACCGCTTCGCCAATGTGCTCCTGCCGGTGACTTACGAACCAGGGGGAAACTACGCGAGCGAAAGTTATTTCAAAAAGGCCCTCATGAAAAGCCATTTCATCACAAAGGACCCCTCCAAGgcagacttcttcttcttaccCTTCTCCATTACCGGCATGAGGAATGACAAGAGGATTGGAGTGGGTGGGATGCAAGACTACGTCCAGGATTATGTGTCTAATGTTAGACAGAAATACCCTTACTGGAATAGGACTGGTGGGGCAGATCATTTCTACGTGGCTTGCCATTCCATTGGGAAAATAGCCATGGGGAAGGCTGAAGAAGTTAAGAACAATGCCATTCAAGTGGTGTGCTCTTCAAATTATTTTGTGAATGGGTATGTTGCTCACAAGGATGTTTCATTGCCTCAGATTTGGCCACGACATGGGAATCCTCCTCGAGTTGAACCATCAAAAAG GAAGAGGCTGGCCTTTTTTGCCGGAGCAAGCAACTCCCCGCCTCGACAATACCTCGTCAAAACTTGGCGAAACGACTCTGAGATCTTCGCCCACGCCGGCCGCCTCAAAACCCCGTATGAAACAGAGTTCCTGAGGAGCAAGTTCTGCTTCCACGTCAAGGGCTTCGAAGTCAACACCGCCCGAATAGGTGACGCCATGTACTACGGCTGCGTCCCCGTGATCCTAGCCGACCACTACGACCTCCCATTCGGAGATATCCTGAACTGGAAGAGCTTCTCTGTCGTTGTTGAAACAAGGGATATTCCACTGATGAAGAGTATTTTGAAAGGCATCGGGGATGAAGAGTACTTGAGGCTGCAGAAGAATGTTGAGAAGGCGAGGAAACATTTCCAGTGGCATGGGGAACCAATCGAGTACGATTGTTTCCACATTGTTATGTACGAGTTGTGGCTTCGAAGAAATTATGTGAGGGTTCCGTTGTCTTAA
- the LOC131318512 gene encoding probable glycosyltransferase At5g11130 isoform X3, producing the protein MAASVYWLKFPCRPRPVASLRGLLFPRTSLALFAAVLIFCCISFTSRLMINLHKNNDNHLDVNDAPTKQMIQISLPKPTRSSVLELHVSNASAKGDHEAADATNYDTTEGIQSQLPEEVPTAPKVDEDDDAPDTSVDNRREDAESRLPEHSLAAPIVEVDDEATDTSDDRREDSDQNQLPEESPVDDDAPDALDDIKEGVGSQFPEESRAGTIVEIVEDARDDNRKEGTQSQLSEESLVSPIVEVEDEAPDALDNRREGTQSELPEKRRAAPIGNSVDNDNDVYHDNDLFFENYKQMNRSLKIYVYPHSSHDRFANVLLPVTYEPGGNYASESYFKKALMKSHFITKDPSKADFFFLPFSITGMRNDKRIGVGGMQDYVQDYVSNVRQKYPYWNRTGGADHFYVACHSIGKIAMGKAEEVKNNAIQVVCSSNYFVNGYVAHKDVSLPQIWPRHGNPPRVEPSKRKRLAFFAGASNSPPRQYLVKTWRNDSEIFAHAGRLKTPYETEFLRSKFCFHVKGFEVNTARIGDAMYYGCVPVILADHYDLPFGDILNWKSFSVVVETRDIPLMKSILKGIGDEEYLRLQKNVEKARKHFQWHGEPIEYDCFHIVMYELWLRRNYVRVPLS; encoded by the exons ATGGCTGCTTCTGTTTACTGGCTCAAGTTTCCGTGCCGGCCACGGCCCGTGGCTTCTTTAAGAGGCTTGCTATTCCCACGCACCAGTTTAGCTTTGTTCGCCGCGGTTTTGATTTTCTGCTGCATCTCTTTCACCTCAAGACTTATGATCAATCTACACAAAAACAACGACAATCATCTTGATGTAAACGATGCACCCACGAAACAAATGATCCAGATTTCGCTTCCCAAACCCACTAGAAGCTCTGTTCTCGAACTTCACGTCTCGAATGCTTCAGCCAAAGGTGATCACGAAGCCGCGGATGCCACGAACTACGATACAACGGAAGGAATTCAGAGTCAATTGCCGGAAGAAGTTCCAACCGCCCCGAAAG tcgatgaagatgatgatgccCCTGATACCTCGGTGGACAATAGAAGGGAAGATGCTGAGAGTCGATTGCCAGAACACAGTCTAGCTGCTCCAATTG TCGAAGTTGACGATGAAGCCACCGATACCTCGGACGATAGAAGGGAAGACTCTGATCAGAATCAATTGCCGGAAGAAAGTCCAGTCG ATGATGATGCCCCCGATGCCTTGGACGACATAAAGGAAGGAGTTGGTAGTCAATTTCCAGAAGAAAGTCGAGCCGGTACAATAG TCGAAATTGTTGAGGACGCCCGTGATGACAATAGAAAGGAAGGAACTCAGAGTCAATTGTCGGAAGAAAGTTTAGTCTCTCCAATAG TCGAAGTTGAGGATGAAGCTCCTGATGCCTTGGACAATAGAAGAGAAGGAACTCAGAGTGAATTACCAGAAAAAAGACGAGCCGCTCCAATAG GAAACTCTGTCGATAACGACAACGATGTGTACCACGACAACGATCTCTTTTTCGAAAACTACAAGCAAATGAACAGGAGCTTGAAAATCTACGTTTACCCCCACAGCTCCCATGACCGCTTCGCCAATGTGCTCCTGCCGGTGACTTACGAACCAGGGGGAAACTACGCGAGCGAAAGTTATTTCAAAAAGGCCCTCATGAAAAGCCATTTCATCACAAAGGACCCCTCCAAGgcagacttcttcttcttaccCTTCTCCATTACCGGCATGAGGAATGACAAGAGGATTGGAGTGGGTGGGATGCAAGACTACGTCCAGGATTATGTGTCTAATGTTAGACAGAAATACCCTTACTGGAATAGGACTGGTGGGGCAGATCATTTCTACGTGGCTTGCCATTCCATTGGGAAAATAGCCATGGGGAAGGCTGAAGAAGTTAAGAACAATGCCATTCAAGTGGTGTGCTCTTCAAATTATTTTGTGAATGGGTATGTTGCTCACAAGGATGTTTCATTGCCTCAGATTTGGCCACGACATGGGAATCCTCCTCGAGTTGAACCATCAAAAAG GAAGAGGCTGGCCTTTTTTGCCGGAGCAAGCAACTCCCCGCCTCGACAATACCTCGTCAAAACTTGGCGAAACGACTCTGAGATCTTCGCCCACGCCGGCCGCCTCAAAACCCCGTATGAAACAGAGTTCCTGAGGAGCAAGTTCTGCTTCCACGTCAAGGGCTTCGAAGTCAACACCGCCCGAATAGGTGACGCCATGTACTACGGCTGCGTCCCCGTGATCCTAGCCGACCACTACGACCTCCCATTCGGAGATATCCTGAACTGGAAGAGCTTCTCTGTCGTTGTTGAAACAAGGGATATTCCACTGATGAAGAGTATTTTGAAAGGCATCGGGGATGAAGAGTACTTGAGGCTGCAGAAGAATGTTGAGAAGGCGAGGAAACATTTCCAGTGGCATGGGGAACCAATCGAGTACGATTGTTTCCACATTGTTATGTACGAGTTGTGGCTTCGAAGAAATTATGTGAGGGTTCCGTTGTCTTAA
- the LOC131318512 gene encoding probable glycosyltransferase At5g11130 isoform X4 yields MAASVYWLKFPCRPRPVASLRGLLFPRTSLALFAAVLIFCCISFTSRLMINLHKNNDNHLDVNDAPTKQMIQISLPKPTRSSVLELHVSNASAKGDHEAADATNYDTTEGIQSQLPEEVPTAPKVDEDDDAPDTSVDNRREDAESRLPEHSLAAPIVEVDDEATDTSDDRREDSDQNQLPEESPVDDDAPDALDDIKEGVGSQFPEESRAGTIVEIVEDARDDNRKEGTQSQLSEESLVSPIVEVDDETPDALDNKREETQSQLTEENSNSPIGNSVDNDNDVYHDNDLFFENYKQMNRSLKIYVYPHSSHDRFANVLLPVTYEPGGNYASESYFKKALMKSHFITKDPSKADFFFLPFSITGMRNDKRIGVGGMQDYVQDYVSNVRQKYPYWNRTGGADHFYVACHSIGKIAMGKAEEVKNNAIQVVCSSNYFVNGYVAHKDVSLPQIWPRHGNPPRVEPSKRKRLAFFAGASNSPPRQYLVKTWRNDSEIFAHAGRLKTPYETEFLRSKFCFHVKGFEVNTARIGDAMYYGCVPVILADHYDLPFGDILNWKSFSVVVETRDIPLMKSILKGIGDEEYLRLQKNVEKARKHFQWHGEPIEYDCFHIVMYELWLRRNYVRVPLS; encoded by the exons ATGGCTGCTTCTGTTTACTGGCTCAAGTTTCCGTGCCGGCCACGGCCCGTGGCTTCTTTAAGAGGCTTGCTATTCCCACGCACCAGTTTAGCTTTGTTCGCCGCGGTTTTGATTTTCTGCTGCATCTCTTTCACCTCAAGACTTATGATCAATCTACACAAAAACAACGACAATCATCTTGATGTAAACGATGCACCCACGAAACAAATGATCCAGATTTCGCTTCCCAAACCCACTAGAAGCTCTGTTCTCGAACTTCACGTCTCGAATGCTTCAGCCAAAGGTGATCACGAAGCCGCGGATGCCACGAACTACGATACAACGGAAGGAATTCAGAGTCAATTGCCGGAAGAAGTTCCAACCGCCCCGAAAG tcgatgaagatgatgatgccCCTGATACCTCGGTGGACAATAGAAGGGAAGATGCTGAGAGTCGATTGCCAGAACACAGTCTAGCTGCTCCAATTG TCGAAGTTGACGATGAAGCCACCGATACCTCGGACGATAGAAGGGAAGACTCTGATCAGAATCAATTGCCGGAAGAAAGTCCAGTCG ATGATGATGCCCCCGATGCCTTGGACGACATAAAGGAAGGAGTTGGTAGTCAATTTCCAGAAGAAAGTCGAGCCGGTACAATAG TCGAAATTGTTGAGGACGCCCGTGATGACAATAGAAAGGAAGGAACTCAGAGTCAATTGTCGGAAGAAAGTTTAGTCTCTCCAATAG TTGAAGTTGATGATGAAACCCCTGATGCCTTGGACAATAAAAGGGAAGAAACTCAGAGTCAATTGACCGAAGAAAATTCAAACTCTCCAATAG GAAACTCTGTCGATAACGACAACGATGTGTACCACGACAACGATCTCTTTTTCGAAAACTACAAGCAAATGAACAGGAGCTTGAAAATCTACGTTTACCCCCACAGCTCCCATGACCGCTTCGCCAATGTGCTCCTGCCGGTGACTTACGAACCAGGGGGAAACTACGCGAGCGAAAGTTATTTCAAAAAGGCCCTCATGAAAAGCCATTTCATCACAAAGGACCCCTCCAAGgcagacttcttcttcttaccCTTCTCCATTACCGGCATGAGGAATGACAAGAGGATTGGAGTGGGTGGGATGCAAGACTACGTCCAGGATTATGTGTCTAATGTTAGACAGAAATACCCTTACTGGAATAGGACTGGTGGGGCAGATCATTTCTACGTGGCTTGCCATTCCATTGGGAAAATAGCCATGGGGAAGGCTGAAGAAGTTAAGAACAATGCCATTCAAGTGGTGTGCTCTTCAAATTATTTTGTGAATGGGTATGTTGCTCACAAGGATGTTTCATTGCCTCAGATTTGGCCACGACATGGGAATCCTCCTCGAGTTGAACCATCAAAAAG GAAGAGGCTGGCCTTTTTTGCCGGAGCAAGCAACTCCCCGCCTCGACAATACCTCGTCAAAACTTGGCGAAACGACTCTGAGATCTTCGCCCACGCCGGCCGCCTCAAAACCCCGTATGAAACAGAGTTCCTGAGGAGCAAGTTCTGCTTCCACGTCAAGGGCTTCGAAGTCAACACCGCCCGAATAGGTGACGCCATGTACTACGGCTGCGTCCCCGTGATCCTAGCCGACCACTACGACCTCCCATTCGGAGATATCCTGAACTGGAAGAGCTTCTCTGTCGTTGTTGAAACAAGGGATATTCCACTGATGAAGAGTATTTTGAAAGGCATCGGGGATGAAGAGTACTTGAGGCTGCAGAAGAATGTTGAGAAGGCGAGGAAACATTTCCAGTGGCATGGGGAACCAATCGAGTACGATTGTTTCCACATTGTTATGTACGAGTTGTGGCTTCGAAGAAATTATGTGAGGGTTCCGTTGTCTTAA
- the LOC131318512 gene encoding probable glycosyltransferase At5g11130 isoform X2 → MAASVYWLKFPCRPRPVASLRGLLFPRTSLALFAAVLIFCCISFTSRLMINLHKNNDNHLDVNDAPTKQMIQISLPKPTRSSVLELHVSNASAKGDHEAADATNYDTTEGIQSQLPEEVPTAPKVDEDDDAPDTSVDNRREDAESRLPEHSLAAPIVEVDDEATDTSDDRREDSDQNQLPEESPVDDDAPDALDDIKEGVGSQFPEESRAGTIVEIVEDARDDNRKEGTQSQLSEESLVSPIVEVDDETPDALDNKREETQSQLTEENSNSPIVEVEDEAPDALDNRREGTQSELPEKRRAAPIGNSVDNDNDVYHDNDLFFENYKQMNRSLKIYVYPHSSHDRFANVLLPVTYEPGGNYASESYFKKALMKSHFITKDPSKADFFFLPFSITGMRNDKRIGVGGMQDYVQDYVSNVRQKYPYWNRTGGADHFYVACHSIGKIAMGKAEEVKNNAIQVVCSSNYFVNGYVAHKDVSLPQIWPRHGNPPRVEPSKRKRLAFFAGASNSPPRQYLVKTWRNDSEIFAHAGRLKTPYETEFLRSKFCFHVKGFEVNTARIGDAMYYGCVPVILADHYDLPFGDILNWKSFSVVVETRDIPLMKSILKGIGDEEYLRLQKNVEKARKHFQWHGEPIEYDCFHIVMYELWLRRNYVRVPLS, encoded by the exons ATGGCTGCTTCTGTTTACTGGCTCAAGTTTCCGTGCCGGCCACGGCCCGTGGCTTCTTTAAGAGGCTTGCTATTCCCACGCACCAGTTTAGCTTTGTTCGCCGCGGTTTTGATTTTCTGCTGCATCTCTTTCACCTCAAGACTTATGATCAATCTACACAAAAACAACGACAATCATCTTGATGTAAACGATGCACCCACGAAACAAATGATCCAGATTTCGCTTCCCAAACCCACTAGAAGCTCTGTTCTCGAACTTCACGTCTCGAATGCTTCAGCCAAAGGTGATCACGAAGCCGCGGATGCCACGAACTACGATACAACGGAAGGAATTCAGAGTCAATTGCCGGAAGAAGTTCCAACCGCCCCGAAAG tcgatgaagatgatgatgccCCTGATACCTCGGTGGACAATAGAAGGGAAGATGCTGAGAGTCGATTGCCAGAACACAGTCTAGCTGCTCCAATTG TCGAAGTTGACGATGAAGCCACCGATACCTCGGACGATAGAAGGGAAGACTCTGATCAGAATCAATTGCCGGAAGAAAGTCCAGTCG ATGATGATGCCCCCGATGCCTTGGACGACATAAAGGAAGGAGTTGGTAGTCAATTTCCAGAAGAAAGTCGAGCCGGTACAATAG TCGAAATTGTTGAGGACGCCCGTGATGACAATAGAAAGGAAGGAACTCAGAGTCAATTGTCGGAAGAAAGTTTAGTCTCTCCAATAG TTGAAGTTGATGATGAAACCCCTGATGCCTTGGACAATAAAAGGGAAGAAACTCAGAGTCAATTGACCGAAGAAAATTCAAACTCTCCAATAG TCGAAGTTGAGGATGAAGCTCCTGATGCCTTGGACAATAGAAGAGAAGGAACTCAGAGTGAATTACCAGAAAAAAGACGAGCCGCTCCAATAG GAAACTCTGTCGATAACGACAACGATGTGTACCACGACAACGATCTCTTTTTCGAAAACTACAAGCAAATGAACAGGAGCTTGAAAATCTACGTTTACCCCCACAGCTCCCATGACCGCTTCGCCAATGTGCTCCTGCCGGTGACTTACGAACCAGGGGGAAACTACGCGAGCGAAAGTTATTTCAAAAAGGCCCTCATGAAAAGCCATTTCATCACAAAGGACCCCTCCAAGgcagacttcttcttcttaccCTTCTCCATTACCGGCATGAGGAATGACAAGAGGATTGGAGTGGGTGGGATGCAAGACTACGTCCAGGATTATGTGTCTAATGTTAGACAGAAATACCCTTACTGGAATAGGACTGGTGGGGCAGATCATTTCTACGTGGCTTGCCATTCCATTGGGAAAATAGCCATGGGGAAGGCTGAAGAAGTTAAGAACAATGCCATTCAAGTGGTGTGCTCTTCAAATTATTTTGTGAATGGGTATGTTGCTCACAAGGATGTTTCATTGCCTCAGATTTGGCCACGACATGGGAATCCTCCTCGAGTTGAACCATCAAAAAG GAAGAGGCTGGCCTTTTTTGCCGGAGCAAGCAACTCCCCGCCTCGACAATACCTCGTCAAAACTTGGCGAAACGACTCTGAGATCTTCGCCCACGCCGGCCGCCTCAAAACCCCGTATGAAACAGAGTTCCTGAGGAGCAAGTTCTGCTTCCACGTCAAGGGCTTCGAAGTCAACACCGCCCGAATAGGTGACGCCATGTACTACGGCTGCGTCCCCGTGATCCTAGCCGACCACTACGACCTCCCATTCGGAGATATCCTGAACTGGAAGAGCTTCTCTGTCGTTGTTGAAACAAGGGATATTCCACTGATGAAGAGTATTTTGAAAGGCATCGGGGATGAAGAGTACTTGAGGCTGCAGAAGAATGTTGAGAAGGCGAGGAAACATTTCCAGTGGCATGGGGAACCAATCGAGTACGATTGTTTCCACATTGTTATGTACGAGTTGTGGCTTCGAAGAAATTATGTGAGGGTTCCGTTGTCTTAA
- the LOC131318515 gene encoding pentatricopeptide repeat-containing protein At2g20710, mitochondrial-like, whose amino-acid sequence MKLSSSRFGFRKYLHYSTTAATVSAPAKSGDSLYRRISPLGAPTVSIVPVLDQWVEEGRGLKKEQLQNIIKELRRYSRFKHALEVSQWMSDKKKFQLSFSDIAVQLDLISKVHGTKLAENYFNNIPEKSKVVEAYGVLLNCYAREKSVEKAEAIMQKMRELGQTTFTFNVMLNLYRQTEKHDKIDLLVQEMEEKGIKFDKFTFSILLNIYADLSQTTEMDRIVQRMESDPNVVLDWNAYSIAAMGFINAGLTEKALEMLKKSECLMLTSKRRRSRAFDFLLTQYATIGKKDEVLRLWELHKKTEKIYNKSYISVITSLLKLDDIEEAEKIFEEWDSSELFYDFRVPNFLIGAYCRKGLMEKAETLIYRARMKGGKPLAHTWYYLAAGYVDVNEMPKAIEALKVAVSAFKPGWKPSGPILVACLEYLKEKGDVEEAKEFLRLLLGKGVLSIGIHDKLSSYMENADLIAQASRLMEEDAVGMDGEVTENLEPKQMGDLFMDEEIKGMSELK is encoded by the exons ATGAAGCTATCTAGCTCCAGGTTTGGGTTCCGTAAGTACCTGCATTACTCTACTACAGCAGCAACCGTTTCTGCGCCTGCGAAATCAGGGGACTCTCTGTACCGTCGGATTTCACCACTCGGTGCCCCGACGGTCTCGATCGTTCCGGTGCTCGATCAGTGGGTCGAAGAAGGACGAGGCCTCAAGAAAGAACAGCTTCAGAACATCATCAAGGAGTTGAGGCGTTACAGCCGATTCAAGCACGCTCTTGAG GTATCTCAATGGATGAGTGACAAAAAGAAGTTTCAACTCTCATTTAGCGATATTGCTGTCCAGCTGGACTTGATCTCAAAAGTTCATGGAACAAAACTAGCCGAAAATTATTTCAACAATATCCCAGAGAAATCGAAAGTCGTGGAGGCTTATGGTGTCCTCCTCAACTGCTATGCCCGAGAGAAATCTGTTGAGAAAGCAGAGGCCATCATGCAGAAAATGAGGGAGTTGGGTCAGACAACATTCACCTTCAATGTAATGCTAAACCTCTATCGTCAGACGGAAAAGCATGACAAAATAGATTTGCTTGTAcaggaaatggaagaaaagggtatcaaatttgacaagttTACCTTCAGCATCCTGCTTAACATATATGCAGACCTCTCTCAAACTACAGAAATGGACAGGATAGTGCAAAGAATGGAGTCTGATCCAAACGTGGTCTTGGACTGGAATGCTTATTCCATTGCAGCAATGGGGTTTATAAATGCAGGGTTAACAGAAAAAGCTTTGGAAATGCTGAAAAAATCTGAGTGTCTCATGTTAACTTCTAAAAGGCGAAGGAGTAGGGCTTTTGATTTTCTCCTGACACAATATGCTACTATAGGGAAGAAAGACGAAGTGTTACGCCTGTGGGAACTCCACAAGAAGACAGAAAAGATATATAACAAGAGCTATATAAGTGTGATAACCTCACTATTGAAGTTGGATGACATAGAAGAAGCTGAGAAGATTTTTGAGGAGTGGGATTCCAGTGAGTTGTTTTATGATTTCCGGGTTCCAAATTTCTTGATAGGTGCTTATTGCAGAAAGGGGCTTATGGAGAAGGCTGAAACTTTGATATATAGGGCAAGGATGAAAGGAGGCAAACCTCTCGCACATACATGGTATTACTTGGCTGCAGGATATGTTGATGTTAATGAAATGCCAAAGGCAATAGAAGCATTGAAGGTTGCTGTCTCAGCTTTCAAGCCAGGATGGAAGCCAAGCGGGCCCATTTTAGTTGCCTGTCTGGAGtatttgaaagagaaaggtgaTGTTGAGGAAGCAAAGGAATTTTTAAGGTTGCTCCTGGGTAAGGGTGTTCTCTCTATCGGTATTCATGATAAGTTGTCAAGTTATATGGAAAATGCAGATCTAATTGCCCAAGCATCCCGTCTAATGGAGGAGGATGCTGTAGGTATGGATGGGGAAGTGACAGAAAATTTGGAGCCAAAGCAAATGGGTGATTTGTTTATGGATGAAGAGATAAAGGGGATGTCAGAGCTGAAATAG
- the LOC131318517 gene encoding uncharacterized protein LOC131318517 encodes MEEVRDEPGPHSSLTERIDDDDDQPTLSAQALEALREFFREQNRAPVADDDTSSSEVALLAEDWRLSQFWYDRDTAETVAREVLSLCCSVESPSVACIACPTLYAYLKKIDPSVSAQLLEYDKRFEQYGSEFTFYDYNQPEELPSSLKNAYQIVVADPPYLSKECLEMVTQTISFLMRPGKSYLLLLTGEVQKDRAAELLDLYPCGFRPQHSSKLGNEFLLFTNYDPGMRLGGWERDQ; translated from the exons ATGGAGGAAGTCAGAGACGAGCCAGGACCACATTCTTCACTAACCGAACGCATCGACGACGATGACGATCAGCCGACTCTGAGCGCTCAAGCTCTCGAAGCTCTTAGGGAGTTCTTCCGTGAACAAAACCGCGCCCCGGTCGCCGACGACGACACGTCATCGTCGGAAGTTGCGCTTTTGGCGGAGGACTGGAGGCTGAGCCAGTTCTGGTACGATCGCGACACTGCCGAGACCGTCGCCAGAGAAGTTCTCTCCCTTTGCTGCTCCGTCGAGTCTCCTTCCGTCGCTTGCATAGCTTGCCCCACCCTATACGCCTATCTAAAG AAAATTGATCCTAGTGTATCTGCCCAACTTCTCGAGTATGACAAACGTTTTGAGCAATATGGAAGTGAGTTCACCTTCTATGACTACAATCAACCAGAAGAGCTTCCATCATCATTGAAGAATGCATATCAAATTGTGGTTGCAGATCCTCCTTATCTG AGCAAAGAATGCTTGGAGATGGTTACTCAGACAATATCTTTTCTCATGAGACCAGGAAAATCTTATTTGCTTCTACTCACAG GAGAAGTGCAAAAGGATAGAGCAGCAGAGCTCCTTGATTTGTATCCATGTGGTTTTCGGCCTCAGCACTCTAGCAAACTCGGCAATGAGTTCCTTCTGTTCACAAACTATGACCCTGGAATGAGATTAGGTGGGTGGGAACGTGACCAGTAG
- the LOC131318519 gene encoding uncharacterized protein LOC131318519, which produces MPLYDCMLLLKPHVQKEALLDLVARVGKHVCRKNGVITDMKAFGPVQLGYGIKKLDGRYYQGQLMQMTMMTPPNFNDELHYLNKEDRLLRWLLVKHRDIKYGLEFLSEEDGKSELSRFRINLYEEEDDDDDEDDDDDEDVVKKGEEIDENNNDEYEVKEWERSKN; this is translated from the exons ATGCCTCTATATGATTGCATGCTTTTGCTAAAACCCCATGTACAGAAGGAAGCTTTGTTGGATTTAGTTGCTCGGGTTGGGAAACATGTTTGTAGGAAAAATGGTGTCATCACTGATATGAAAGCATTCGGACCTGTTCAACTGGGTTATGGCATTAAAAAACTTGATGGAAGATACTATCAG GGCCAACTGATGCAAATGACAATGATGACGCCGCCTAATTTCAATGATGAGCTGCATTATTTGAACAAGGAAGACCGGTTGCTGCGATGGCTTTTGGTTAAGCACCGAGATATCAAGTATGGGTTGGAATTTCTGAGTGAAGAAGATGGAAAAAGTGAGTTAAGCAGGTTTCGGATCAACTTatatgaagaagaagatgacgaTGACGATGAAGACGACGATGACGATGAAGACGTAGtcaaaaaaggggaagaaattGATGAGAACAACAACGACGAGTATGAAGTCAAAGAATGGGAGAGGAGCAAAAACTGA